From the Deinococcus sp. YIM 134068 genome, one window contains:
- a CDS encoding cysteine desulfurase family protein: MIYLDYAATHPITREALDAYALAAALPGNPASVHAAGQAARERLEEGRARVATALGVDPRTLTANGGGTEGDNHVLLGVAQAWTEAHSRPGHLVTTPTEHSAVLAPARWLAAHGWDVTFLTPDAHGRYHPDQLAEVLRDDTALVSIHHANNEIGTVQDTAALAAVAAARGVPSHTDAVQAPGVLPLDLNGWGVTYATFSAHKWGGPRGVGFLYVRRGATLPPITHGGGQEGGLRPGTQNTAGVYAAGVALTQAEAEREATFAHLGAMRRRFLERVSAIPGLRVNHPPDASPKVASVTLSGADGEALLMNLDLLGVCASAGSACAAGTMQPSHVLTALGLSEPDARATLRFSFGRATTAGEVDAAADALGQAAAWSRG, translated from the coding sequence ATGATCTACCTCGATTACGCCGCCACCCATCCCATAACACGCGAGGCGCTGGACGCCTACGCCCTGGCCGCCGCCCTGCCCGGCAACCCGGCCTCCGTCCACGCGGCGGGGCAGGCCGCCCGCGAGCGGCTGGAGGAGGGCCGCGCCCGCGTCGCCACCGCCCTGGGGGTGGACCCGCGCACCCTGACGGCCAACGGGGGCGGCACGGAGGGGGACAACCACGTTCTGCTCGGTGTGGCGCAGGCGTGGACGGAGGCCCACAGCCGGCCCGGCCACCTCGTCACCACGCCCACCGAGCACTCGGCGGTCCTCGCGCCCGCCCGCTGGCTGGCGGCCCACGGCTGGGACGTGACCTTCCTGACGCCGGACGCGCACGGGCGTTACCACCCCGACCAACTCGCCGAGGTGCTGCGCGACGACACCGCCCTTGTGTCCATCCACCATGCGAACAACGAGATCGGCACGGTGCAGGACACCGCCGCGCTCGCCGCCGTGGCCGCCGCGCGGGGCGTGCCCTCCCACACCGACGCGGTGCAGGCACCCGGCGTGCTGCCGCTCGACCTGAACGGCTGGGGCGTCACTTACGCGACCTTCAGCGCCCACAAGTGGGGCGGGCCGCGCGGGGTTGGTTTCCTGTACGTGCGGCGCGGGGCCACACTGCCCCCCATCACCCACGGCGGCGGGCAGGAGGGCGGTCTTCGTCCCGGCACACAGAACACGGCGGGCGTCTACGCGGCAGGGGTGGCCCTCACCCAAGCGGAGGCGGAGCGGGAGGCGACCTTCGCCCACCTCGGCGCGATGCGGCGGCGGTTTCTGGAGCGGGTCTCGGCCATCCCCGGTCTGCGCGTGAACCACCCGCCGGACGCCAGCCCGAAGGTCGCCTCCGTGACCCTGTCCGGTGCGGACGGGGAGGCGCTGCTGATGAACCTCGACCTGCTGGGCGTGTGCGCGAGCGCCGGAAGCGCATGCGCCGCCGGGACGATGCAGCCCAGCCACGTCCTCACCGCCCTCGGCCTGAGCGAGCCTGATGCGCGGGCCACCCTCCGCTTCAGCTTCGGGCGGGCGACCACGGCAGGAGAGGTGGACGCCGCCGCCGACGCGCTGGGGCAGGCGGCGGCGTGGAGCCGGGGTTAG
- a CDS encoding antitoxin: MTTAKLFRNGRSQAVRLPKAFQFEGQEVLLKRVGNGVLLLPHSPEGQREFWTRWYEELPELERPLERNQPPVQERDWDL; this comes from the coding sequence ATGACGACTGCGAAACTGTTTCGCAATGGCCGCAGTCAGGCCGTGCGCCTGCCCAAAGCCTTTCAATTCGAGGGCCAGGAGGTCTTACTCAAGCGCGTGGGGAACGGCGTGCTGCTGCTGCCGCACTCGCCGGAGGGACAGCGGGAGTTCTGGACCCGCTGGTACGAGGAGTTGCCCGAACTGGAAAGACCCCTCGAGCGCAATCAGCCGCCCGTGCAGGAACGCGACTGGGACCTGTAG
- the vapC gene encoding type II toxin-antitoxin system tRNA(fMet)-specific endonuclease VapC: MALQFLLDTNICIYIMNRRPPQVAQRFVQHPPDAVGLSSLTLAELSYGVGKSRSDRNRVVLEGFVQPLEVVPFGPEAAWCCGEVRSVLEQQGTPIGALDTLIAAHALALDLTLVTHNTREFGRVEGLRVENWF, translated from the coding sequence ATGGCGTTGCAGTTCCTGCTGGACACCAATATCTGTATCTACATCATGAATCGGCGACCGCCGCAGGTCGCCCAACGCTTCGTGCAGCATCCGCCAGATGCCGTCGGCCTGTCCAGCCTGACTCTCGCGGAGTTGAGCTACGGCGTCGGGAAGAGTCGGTCGGACCGAAACCGGGTGGTGCTGGAGGGATTTGTGCAGCCGCTCGAAGTCGTCCCTTTTGGACCGGAGGCCGCGTGGTGTTGCGGTGAGGTCAGGAGTGTGCTGGAGCAGCAGGGCACACCTATCGGCGCGCTCGACACGCTGATTGCCGCGCACGCGCTGGCCCTCGATTTGACGCTCGTCACGCACAATACCCGCGAGTTCGGGCGTGTGGAGGGATTGAGGGTGGAGAACTGGTTCTGA
- the lysA gene encoding diaminopimelate decarboxylase, with protein MIPRASLHAAADRFGTPLYVYDAAEMDAALARVRGAFGDARAFYAMKANPNLTLLSRLRVAGVGFECVSAGEIARAEHVGAWGDDLIVNGPAKSREEYAAGGRLGATFVVDREEEVGLLPPGSRALVRVNPALEVSTHDHLATGAAGSKFGVTLAQATGVLRALREGGHHALGLHVHIGSAIRDAGDFGAAFARLADLRAHTGEVEVLDVGGGWGLDADLPGIARAARAAADVFGARLWVEPGRYLVARAGTLLTRVVGTKRTGRNFLLVDAGMTELLRPMLYGAEHPVTALWNGERAEVWDVAGPACESGDLLARDVTLPAPTPGDLLAVGDAGAYGAAMSGTYLTRSRPAEALWEGGEWRPIRRRERPEDVWAAEVGAAKF; from the coding sequence GTGATTCCCCGCGCCAGCCTCCACGCCGCCGCCGACCGCTTCGGCACGCCGCTGTACGTGTACGACGCCGCCGAGATGGACGCCGCCCTCGCCCGCGTGCGCGGGGCGTTCGGGGACGCGCGGGCGTTCTACGCGATGAAGGCGAACCCGAACCTCACGCTGCTCTCGCGGCTGCGTGTGGCGGGCGTGGGCTTCGAGTGCGTGAGCGCCGGGGAAATCGCGCGGGCCGAGCATGTGGGGGCGTGGGGCGACGACCTCATCGTGAACGGCCCCGCCAAGTCACGGGAGGAGTACGCGGCGGGCGGGCGGCTGGGGGCGACCTTCGTGGTGGACCGGGAGGAGGAGGTGGGCCTGCTGCCCCCCGGCTCGCGGGCGCTCGTGCGGGTGAATCCGGCGCTGGAGGTCAGCACCCACGACCACCTCGCCACGGGGGCGGCGGGCAGCAAGTTCGGGGTGACGCTCGCGCAGGCGACGGGCGTGCTGCGGGCGCTGCGGGAGGGCGGACACCACGCGCTCGGGCTGCACGTCCACATCGGCTCCGCGATTCGGGACGCGGGGGACTTCGGGGCCGCCTTCGCCCGGCTCGCGGACTTGCGCGCCCACACGGGAGAGGTGGAGGTGCTGGACGTGGGCGGCGGCTGGGGGCTGGACGCCGACCTCCCCGGCATCGCGCGGGCGGCGCGGGCGGCGGCGGACGTATTCGGGGCGCGGCTGTGGGTGGAACCGGGGCGGTATCTCGTGGCGCGGGCGGGCACCCTCCTGACGCGGGTGGTGGGCACGAAGCGCACGGGCCGGAATTTCCTCCTCGTGGATGCGGGCATGACCGAGCTGCTGCGGCCCATGCTGTACGGGGCCGAGCATCCCGTCACCGCGCTGTGGAACGGTGAGCGGGCGGAGGTCTGGGACGTGGCCGGACCCGCCTGCGAGAGCGGCGACCTCCTCGCGCGGGACGTGACGCTGCCCGCGCCGACCCCCGGCGACCTCCTCGCGGTGGGGGACGCGGGGGCCTACGGAGCGGCGATGAGCGGCACCTACCTCACCCGTTCCCGCCCTGCCGAGGCGCTGTGGGAGGGGGGCGAGTGGCGGCCCATCCGGCGGCGGGAGAGACCGGAGGACGTGTGGGCGGCGGAGGTGGGAGCGGCGAAGTTCTGA
- a CDS encoding MarR family winged helix-turn-helix transcriptional regulator — protein MERDETAAWVCTALMRLGTSMTAEFDRQFQADGLTQAQFRTLLAVHELDGGEGVTPSALADHLLLERPSVTGIVARLVERGWLVRRPGENRRSHRLSLSAAGGARLGGTGPAATRLAVHTLAGLSDAELRGLRRSLELVEARLRQYVPPEED, from the coding sequence ATGGAGCGAGACGAGACGGCGGCGTGGGTCTGCACCGCCCTCATGCGGCTGGGGACGAGCATGACGGCGGAGTTCGACCGCCAGTTCCAGGCGGACGGGCTGACGCAGGCCCAGTTCCGCACCCTGCTCGCCGTTCACGAGCTGGACGGGGGAGAGGGGGTCACGCCGTCGGCGCTGGCCGACCACCTGCTGCTGGAGCGGCCCAGCGTCACGGGCATCGTGGCCCGGCTGGTGGAGCGCGGGTGGCTGGTGCGCCGCCCCGGCGAGAACCGCCGCAGCCACCGCCTGAGCCTCAGCGCGGCGGGTGGGGCGCGGCTGGGGGGCACGGGTCCGGCGGCCACGCGGCTGGCCGTCCACACGCTCGCGGGCCTGAGCGACGCGGAGTTGCGGGGCCTGCGCCGCAGCCTGGAACTCGTGGAGGCGCGGCTCCGGCAGTACGTCCCGCCCGAGGAGGACTAG
- a CDS encoding DUF2306 domain-containing protein: protein MNPHDLMLGVHVLAGAGGFLLGLAALLLPKFGPRAVWHRRVGRVYAVCMLLMAVLSVPLAWQGGSVLLLVIGLLTLGWVGVGWWAIWRMRAARRAGNAGRAAGWLQTHVTMMGSSYIGAWTAFLVNVEPLGQGGVAFWLYALGPTVLGTVLIARSNSRLQGQRVARAV from the coding sequence ATGAACCCACACGACCTGATGCTCGGCGTTCACGTTCTGGCGGGAGCGGGCGGTTTTCTCCTCGGCCTCGCCGCCCTGCTGCTGCCCAAGTTCGGCCCCCGCGCCGTGTGGCACCGCCGGGTAGGCCGCGTCTACGCCGTGTGCATGCTGCTGATGGCCGTCCTCTCGGTGCCGCTGGCCTGGCAGGGGGGCAGCGTGCTGCTGCTCGTGATCGGGCTGCTCACGCTCGGCTGGGTGGGCGTCGGCTGGTGGGCGATCTGGAGGATGCGGGCGGCGCGGCGGGCCGGAAACGCGGGGCGGGCGGCGGGCTGGTTGCAAACCCACGTGACCATGATGGGATCGTCGTACATCGGCGCGTGGACCGCCTTCCTCGTCAACGTGGAGCCGCTGGGTCAGGGCGGGGTCGCCTTCTGGCTCTACGCGCTGGGGCCGACCGTGCTGGGCACCGTCCTCATCGCCCGCAGCAACAGCCGCCTTCAGGGGCAGAGGGTAGCGCGGGCGGTGTGA
- the mnmA gene encoding tRNA 2-thiouridine(34) synthase MnmA has product MTGERVLCAMSGGVDSSVSAALLKDAGYQVVGAMMRFWPDDKRVDTFDTCCSPDAAYEARRVAEQVGVPFYLLDYREQFQRHIALPFIEEYARGRTPNPCVNCNTKVKFDELVKKAKMLGCRYVATGHYVKRVENGRGEVEFWRGDDPRKDQTYFLWGTPKGALPYILFPVGELEKPRVREIAEARGLVTARKPESQNICFVPGKVQDYVAEQLPQSQGLIREIKTGEVVGEHLGTQFYTLGQKKGLGLYQSHRVRHVVHLDPETNTVWVGDYEDCLWPGLRAEAANYLLDLAELPREVEVQVRYRTKPVKATVIRADESGFELRFEEPQFAVAPGQSAVLYAGPRLLGGGLIADHRRELPMIQAPAQKRSTVSLS; this is encoded by the coding sequence ATGACGGGTGAGCGCGTTCTGTGTGCGATGTCGGGCGGCGTGGATTCCAGCGTCTCGGCGGCGCTCCTGAAGGACGCGGGCTATCAGGTCGTCGGCGCGATGATGCGCTTCTGGCCCGACGACAAGCGCGTGGACACCTTCGACACCTGCTGCTCGCCCGACGCCGCCTACGAGGCCCGCCGGGTGGCCGAACAGGTCGGCGTGCCCTTCTATCTGCTGGACTACCGCGAGCAATTCCAGCGCCACATCGCCCTGCCCTTCATCGAGGAATACGCGCGGGGCCGCACACCCAACCCTTGCGTGAACTGCAACACGAAGGTCAAGTTCGACGAACTCGTGAAGAAGGCGAAGATGCTGGGCTGCCGCTATGTGGCGACCGGCCACTACGTCAAGCGGGTCGAGAACGGACGCGGCGAGGTCGAGTTCTGGCGGGGCGACGACCCCCGCAAGGACCAGACGTACTTCCTGTGGGGCACGCCGAAGGGGGCGTTGCCGTACATCCTCTTTCCGGTGGGCGAGCTGGAGAAACCCCGCGTCCGCGAGATCGCCGAGGCGCGCGGCCTCGTCACCGCCCGCAAGCCGGAGAGCCAGAACATCTGCTTCGTGCCCGGCAAGGTGCAGGACTACGTGGCCGAGCAGTTGCCGCAGAGTCAGGGCCTCATCCGCGAGATCAAGACCGGCGAGGTCGTCGGCGAACACTTGGGCACCCAGTTCTACACGCTGGGGCAGAAGAAGGGCCTCGGCCTGTACCAGTCGCACCGCGTCCGCCACGTCGTCCACCTCGACCCGGAGACAAACACGGTCTGGGTCGGCGATTACGAGGATTGCTTGTGGCCGGGGCTGCGGGCCGAGGCGGCGAACTACCTCCTCGACCTCGCCGAGTTGCCGCGTGAGGTGGAGGTGCAGGTGCGCTACCGCACGAAGCCGGTGAAGGCTACGGTCATTCGCGCCGATGAATCCGGCTTCGAGCTGCGCTTCGAGGAACCCCAGTTCGCCGTCGCGCCGGGTCAGAGCGCGGTGTTGTACGCCGGGCCGAGGCTGCTGGGGGGCGGGTTGATTGCGGACCATCGGCGGGAGTTGCCCATGATTCAAGCTCCGGCGCAGAAGCGGTCCACGGTCAGCCTGTCCTGA
- a CDS encoding methyltransferase family protein produces the protein MRTEQAGQLLVAAQLGLLALILADGIRTRPRPRTVRVAGTLVGRAGLLLAVWSARSLGRQLTPLPDPVPGGVLVERGPYRAVRHPLYTGLLLASLGWTVARGGRLSALGTALLAVVLNVKAAREEDALTRTYPTYAAYRARTGRFLPRWR, from the coding sequence GTGCGTACTGAACAGGCCGGGCAACTGCTGGTGGCCGCGCAACTGGGCCTGCTGGCGCTCATCCTCGCGGATGGAATCAGAACCCGGCCACGCCCTCGCACCGTGCGGGTGGCGGGCACGCTGGTGGGCCGCGCCGGACTCCTCCTCGCCGTGTGGAGTGCCCGCTCTCTGGGTCGGCAACTGACCCCGCTGCCCGACCCGGTGCCCGGCGGCGTGCTGGTGGAGCGTGGACCCTACCGCGCCGTCCGTCACCCGCTCTACACGGGCCTGCTGCTGGCGAGCCTCGGTTGGACGGTGGCGCGCGGCGGGCGGCTTTCTGCACTGGGAACCGCCCTCCTTGCTGTGGTGTTGAACGTCAAGGCCGCCCGCGAGGAGGACGCCCTGACCCGCACATATCCGACCTACGCCGCCTACCGAGCGCGCACGGGTCGCTTCCTGCCGCGCTGGCGTTGA